A single Tindallia californiensis DNA region contains:
- a CDS encoding flavodoxin domain-containing protein — MEKKENKRVVVLYKSFYGSTKQYAEWIVEETDGDCFELDKIKAEELQKYDVIVFGGGLYAAGINGMKTFQEIYDQIKEKRIIICAVGLSPVVEKVIHEVMEANVTAEMKGKVNFFLLRGAYDHQKQKFIHKMMMKALAAKIKSKKEEDRTEEDRGILECIQHPVNFMNKESIRPILDSIH; from the coding sequence ATGGAAAAGAAAGAGAACAAACGGGTAGTTGTCCTTTATAAAAGCTTTTATGGCAGTACAAAGCAATATGCCGAGTGGATTGTCGAAGAAACGGACGGAGACTGTTTTGAGCTGGATAAAATAAAAGCTGAAGAGTTGCAAAAGTATGATGTCATAGTGTTTGGCGGTGGTCTTTATGCTGCTGGGATCAACGGTATGAAAACCTTTCAAGAAATCTACGATCAGATAAAAGAAAAAAGAATAATCATATGCGCCGTGGGTCTTTCGCCAGTGGTGGAGAAAGTTATTCATGAAGTCATGGAGGCAAATGTGACAGCAGAAATGAAGGGGAAAGTTAATTTCTTCTTATTGCGTGGAGCTTATGATCATCAAAAACAAAAGTTTATCCATAAAATGATGATGAAAGCCCTGGCAGCGAAAATTAAAAGTAAAAAAGAAGAAGATAGAACAGAGGAAGATCGTGGGATTTTGGAATGCATTCAACATCCAGTGAACTTTATGAACAAAGAATCGATACGCCCTATTCTTG
- a CDS encoding aldo/keto reductase — protein MKKVRLGKTNIIVQKNGFGALPIQRISYEESDLLLKKAFQQGIDFYDTARMYSDSEEKIARALSDKRHKIIIASKTMAKNTRDFWEDLHTSLENLKTDYIDIYQFHTPAFCPAPEDGSGLYEAMEEAKNQGKIRFIGITNHRLAVAQEALKSGLYDTLQFPFSYLADQREIDLVHQCKEKDVGFIAMKALAGGLIHHSDAAYAYIGQFDHVLPIWGIQKERELEEFLQYQKASPVLNERIESIIERDREELMGDFCRACGYCLPCPVDIDIPQCARMSLLLRRAPNSMTSTDEWKRKMLMIEQCTQCNQCKEKCPYELDTPELLRKNLEVYQTY, from the coding sequence ATGAAAAAAGTAAGACTTGGAAAAACAAATATCATTGTTCAAAAAAATGGATTTGGAGCTTTGCCAATTCAACGCATTTCTTATGAAGAATCAGATTTACTACTCAAAAAAGCTTTTCAGCAGGGAATCGATTTTTATGATACCGCAAGAATGTATAGTGATAGTGAAGAAAAGATTGCCAGAGCGCTAAGTGACAAGAGACACAAAATCATTATTGCCAGCAAAACCATGGCTAAAAACACAAGGGATTTCTGGGAAGACTTGCATACCAGCTTGGAAAATTTGAAAACAGACTATATCGATATTTATCAGTTTCACACACCTGCATTTTGCCCTGCACCAGAAGATGGCAGTGGTCTTTATGAAGCAATGGAAGAAGCGAAAAATCAGGGCAAAATTCGTTTTATTGGAATAACAAATCATCGCTTGGCCGTTGCACAGGAAGCTCTGAAATCCGGGTTGTATGATACGCTTCAGTTTCCGTTCAGCTATCTCGCAGATCAACGAGAAATTGATCTGGTGCATCAGTGTAAAGAAAAGGATGTTGGTTTTATTGCGATGAAAGCTTTAGCGGGAGGACTTATTCATCATTCAGATGCAGCGTATGCATACATAGGTCAGTTTGATCATGTATTACCAATTTGGGGTATTCAAAAAGAAAGAGAGCTGGAAGAATTCCTTCAATATCAAAAAGCATCACCAGTATTAAATGAGAGGATTGAAAGCATTATTGAAAGGGATCGGGAAGAGCTGATGGGTGATTTTTGCCGTGCCTGTGGATACTGCCTTCCCTGTCCTGTGGATATTGATATCCCTCAATGTGCACGAATGTCTCTATTACTGAGAAGAGCACCGAACTCTATGACTTCTACGGATGAATGGAAGCGAAAAATGCTTATGATTGAACAATGTACTCAGTGTAATCAATGTAAAGAAAAGTGTCCTTATGAGCTGGATACACCAGAATTGTTAAGAAAAAATCTAGAGGTTTACCAAACCTATTAA
- a CDS encoding aminotransferase-like domain-containing protein, with the protein MSKFAKRMHSMEKSAAVIRNLFGAMNDPEVISFSGGAIAQECLPVEIIHELTQDIMQREGRGVEALSYGPVMGVKDLREVVVSDLVRPKGVKLSVDNAMILSGGLEAMNLMCQVFIDPGDIILVESPTFVHSIEIFDMFQARCIAVETDENGMNMEDLEAKIKKYNPKMMYLIPTFQNPTGITLSLDRRKKAAQLASEYDIVLLEDDPYRDIRYNGVELPPVKAFDTTGHVVMANSFSKIFSPGSRLGYLVANERIINKLADAKSATNSHTSILPQIICAEFFKKGHYQEHHRNLCAVHRIRRDTMLDAIDRYFPEGTRRTQPDGGLFTWAELPKNINTTELLVEATTNPEVKVAYVAGEGFFTEGGGKGRNCMRLSFGAVPPEKIREGMAKLGKLLQTYESRYSFTVSS; encoded by the coding sequence ATGTCTAAATTTGCCAAACGTATGCATTCAATGGAAAAATCAGCTGCTGTGATAAGAAATCTATTCGGTGCAATGAATGATCCGGAAGTTATTTCTTTTAGCGGTGGAGCCATCGCTCAGGAATGCCTACCAGTAGAAATCATTCATGAACTAACCCAAGACATTATGCAAAGAGAAGGTAGGGGAGTAGAAGCCCTTTCCTATGGTCCTGTGATGGGTGTGAAGGATCTCCGAGAAGTCGTTGTATCAGACCTAGTTAGACCGAAAGGGGTTAAACTATCGGTTGATAATGCGATGATATTATCCGGTGGGCTAGAGGCAATGAATTTAATGTGCCAGGTGTTTATTGATCCGGGAGACATTATCTTAGTGGAATCTCCAACCTTTGTCCATTCTATCGAAATTTTTGACATGTTTCAGGCAAGGTGCATTGCTGTGGAAACCGACGAAAACGGGATGAATATGGAAGATTTAGAAGCAAAAATCAAAAAATACAATCCTAAAATGATGTACCTAATCCCTACGTTTCAGAATCCTACGGGAATTACATTGTCTTTAGATAGAAGAAAAAAAGCAGCTCAATTAGCGAGTGAGTATGATATTGTTCTTTTAGAGGATGATCCTTATAGAGATATCCGTTATAATGGAGTAGAGTTACCACCGGTAAAAGCATTTGATACGACAGGTCATGTGGTAATGGCGAATAGTTTTTCCAAAATCTTTTCACCCGGAAGCCGACTGGGGTATTTGGTGGCAAATGAAAGAATCATCAATAAACTGGCAGATGCAAAAAGCGCCACTAATTCTCACACATCTATTTTGCCACAGATTATATGTGCTGAGTTCTTTAAAAAAGGACATTATCAGGAACATCATCGAAACTTATGTGCCGTTCATCGAATCAGAAGAGATACGATGCTGGATGCGATTGACCGTTATTTTCCGGAAGGAACAAGAAGAACTCAACCGGATGGTGGGCTGTTTACTTGGGCTGAGTTGCCAAAGAATATTAATACCACAGAATTGTTAGTAGAAGCTACTACAAACCCGGAGGTAAAGGTGGCTTATGTCGCAGGAGAAGGATTTTTTACAGAAGGTGGCGGAAAGGGAAGAAACTGTATGAGACTAAGCTTTGGAGCTGTGCCTCCTGAAAAAATTCGTGAAGGAATGGCAAAGCTGGGAAAACTACTTCAAACATATGAATCTAGATATTCGTTTACAGTTAGCAGCTAA